In one window of Heptranchias perlo isolate sHepPer1 chromosome 4, sHepPer1.hap1, whole genome shotgun sequence DNA:
- the LOC137320393 gene encoding basic salivary proline-rich protein 3-like yields the protein MTTSANLPETEHQLGAESQQQQAGTPRASSRGAESQQQQAGTPPEHPVEEQNPSSSKQGPPEHPVEEQNPSSSKQGPPPEHPVEEQNPSSSKQGPPEHPVEEQNPSSSKQGPPGHPRSRIPAAASRDRPEHPVEEQNPSSSKQGPPEHPVEEQNPSSSKQGPPEYPVEEQNPSSSKQGHPEHPVEEQNPSSSKQGPPEHPVEEQNPSSSKQGPPEHPVEEQNPRSSKQGHPEHPVEVQNPSSSKQGPPEHPVEEQNPSSNKQGPPEHPVEEQNPSSNKQGPPEHLVVPSSIKK from the exons ATGACGACATCGGCTAACTTACCGGAGACTGAGCACCAGCT AGGAGCAGAATCCCAGCAGCAGCAAGCAGGGACCCCCCGAGCATCCAGTAGAGGAGCAGAATCCCAGCAGCAGCAAGCAGGGACCCCCCCCGAGCATCCAGTAGAGGAGCAGAATCCCAGCAGCAGCAAGCAGGGACCCCCTGAGCATCCAGTAGAGGAGCAGAATCCCAGCAGCAGCAAGCAGGGACCCCCCCCCGAGCATCCAGTAGAGGAGCAGAATCCCAGCAGCAGCAAGCAGGGACCCCCTGAGCATCCAGTAGAAGAGCAGAATCCCAGCAGCAGCAAGCAGGGACCCCCTGGGCATCCA AGGAGCAGAATCCCAGCAGCAGCAAGCAGGGACCGCCCCGAGCATCCAGTAGAGGAGCAGAATCCCAGCAGCAGCAAGCAGGGACCTCCTGAGCATCCAGTAGAGGAGCAGAATCCCAGCAGCAGCAAGCAGGGACCTCCTGAGTATCCAGTAGAGGAGCAGAATCCCAGCAGCAGCAAGCAGGGACACCCTGAGCATCCAGTAGAGGAGCAGAATCCCAGCAGCAGCAAGCAGGGACCCCCCGAGCATCCAGTAGAGGAGCAGAATCCCAGCAGCAGCAAGCAGGGACCTCCTGAGCATCCAGTAGAGGAGCAGAATCCCAGAAGCAGCAAGCAGGGACACCCTGAGCATCCAGTAGAGGTGCAGAACCCCAGCAGCAGCAAGCAGGGACCTCCTGAGCATCCAGTAGAGGAGCAGAATCCCAGCAGCAACAAGCAGGGACCCCCTGAGCATCCAGTAGAGGAGCAGAATCCCAGCAGCAACAAGCAGGGACCCCCTGAGCATCTAGTAGTTCCCAGCAGCATCAAGAAATGA